From the genome of Populus trichocarpa isolate Nisqually-1 chromosome 15, P.trichocarpa_v4.1, whole genome shotgun sequence, one region includes:
- the LOC7454527 gene encoding uncharacterized protein At4g06598 has translation METFSLCPKENPARTSGNPVEMIFPPYSTDYISTCAIESSEGFLRPVEGESHHQRASSDSFLVEQLSWLDDLLDEPDLPLYKSHRRSSSDSVAFLDTASKTFRKEETMLKTSAAAGGPTWEFHTINYHENSWKTSFHSGSTPDKEKNKSRESPLISVTSSSSGVVPSTDSITLQDFAPREPAGVGLPSKPIVKQNQDDSEVSSNVNHNPSKSKTDSKRAKQQFAQRSRLRKLQYIAQLERSVQILEAEGSQVSANLEYLYRQSLILGMENQALRQRLDSLSQEQLAKYLEQDMLEKEIARLTFLYHQKQQQEQWPRQQKQKQNEQQNYSTHNLSISRGVESQMTNLYI, from the exons ATGGAAACTTTTTCCCTTTGTCCAAAAGAGAATCCAGCACGTACTTCTGGAAACCCCGTTGAAATGATTTTTCCACCCTACAGCACCGATTACATCTCTACTTGTGCAATAGAATCTTCAGAGGGCTTTTTGAGGCCTGTGGAAGGAGAGTCGCACCATCAACGCGCCTCTTCTGATAGTTTTCTGGTTGAGCAATTATCTTGGCTTGATGATCTCCTGGATGAGCCAGACTTGCCTTTGTACAAAAGTCATCGACGTTCATCAAGTGACTCTGTTGCTTTCCTGGACACAGCAAGCAAGACATTTAGGAAAGAGGAAACCATGCTCAAAACTAGTGCTGCAGCTGGTGGACCTACTTGGGAATTTCACACCATTAATTATCATGAAAATTCTTGGAAAACTAGCTTTCATTCAGGTTCTACTCCTGACAAGGAAAAGAATAAGTCCAGGGAATCACCCCTGATTTCTGTGACCAGCAGTTCCAGTGGAGTTGTGCCTTCAACGGATAGCATTACTCTTCAAGACTTTGCTCCACGAGAACCAGCTGGAGTAGGTTTGCCATCGAAACCTATTGTTAAGCAAAATCAAGATGACTCAGAAGTCTCATCTAATGTTAATCATAATCCTTCTAAATCAAAAACGGATTCCAAACGTGCTAAGCA GCAATTCGCTCAGCGTTCACGTTTGAGAAAACTTCAGTATATAGCTCAACTTGAAAGAAGTGTCCAAATATTAGAG GCTGAAGGATCTCAAGTTTCAGCCAATCTTGAATATCTATACCGACAAAGTCTCATACTCGGCATGGAAAATCAAGCCTTGAGGCAACGTTTGGATAGTTTATCACAGGAACAACTCGCAAAATACC TGGAGCAGGATATGCTAGAGAAAGAAATAGCAAGGCTTACGTTTTTATACCATCAAAAACAGCAGCAAGAGCAATGGCCGCGACAGCAGAAGCAAAAGCAAAATGAGCAACAGAATTACTCTACACACAATCTATCTATAAGTAGAGGAGTGGAGTCACAGATGACTAACCTATATATATGA